Within the Photobacterium swingsii genome, the region GGGTCTGGGTTACCAGTTAATCCGTCGAGAAACATTCCAAATGGAAATCGAAGCTGGCCCCGGCTACCGTTTTCAAGATCCTAACTTTGATGAAATCGATGACGATGACATCGTGGTGCCGGAAACGGTACAAGAAATCATTATTCGTGGTAGCACCAAGTTTACATGGAAGCCGACAAAAACGGTGGAGATCAATACGCGTATTACGGGGATTGGGGGTAACAGCAACAGTACCCTAGAAGGTGAGGTTAACCTAACAAGTTCGATCACCGAACATATTGCGATTAAAGTCAGTAATACACAGAAATACAATACATGGGTCCCTGATGGACTGAAAAAGCGTGACTCTACCCTGACCATGACATTGCTGTTCAAAATTTAAAACAATACGCCTCATTAAGCATTTGAATCTAAGCACTCAAATCGCAGGCATAAAAAAACCAGCCCTAAGGCTGGTTTTTTAATTAACACAAAACGTTATTAAGCTTCAGCTACAACGTTTAGGTTAATTGTAGCGAATACTTCAGAGTGTAGCTGGATGCTAACTTCGAATTCACCAGTAGTACGTAGCGCGCCTTCAGGTAGACGAACTTCGCTCTTCGCTACTGCAACACCTGCCGCTGTGATAGCGTCAGCGATGTCACGAGTACCGATAGAACCGAATAGTTTACCTTCGTCACCAGCTTTAGAAGCGATAACAACTGCTTCTAGAG harbors:
- a CDS encoding DUF481 domain-containing protein, with the protein product MAKYLFAALLLATSTAYAEEEETQAPPSPLKTEIELGYQSLSGNSDSQSLNSRIGLTYVKNQFRNTAEAKYLLATKNEKEDKRKGQLELQSDMKINERAYILGNANYTNDRYGPYFNDFTLATGLGYQLIRRETFQMEIEAGPGYRFQDPNFDEIDDDDIVVPETVQEIIIRGSTKFTWKPTKTVEINTRITGIGGNSNSTLEGEVNLTSSITEHIAIKVSNTQKYNTWVPDGLKKRDSTLTMTLLFKI
- the rplI gene encoding 50S ribosomal protein L9, whose protein sequence is MQVILLDKIGNLGGLGDQVNVKSGYARNFLIPQGKAVMATKANVEMFETRRAELEAKVAEQLAASQTRADKLSALEAVVIASKAGDEGKLFGSIGTRDIADAITAAGVAVAKSEVRLPEGALRTTGEFEVSIQLHSEVFATINLNVVAEA